One window of the Chitinophaga niabensis genome contains the following:
- a CDS encoding MFS transporter, whose amino-acid sequence MKKMSFPLIMLFAVAAGLAVANVYFAHPLLDVMADTFGISQAAVGIIITATQVGYGVGLLLLVPLGDLVDSRKLIVLQLGLLGLFLLIVGLAPSVFVLLAGMIMMGLMAVVTQTLVAFAANMAGDAERGRVVGTVTSGIVIGILLARTIAGALADLAGWRTVYFVSAAFTLLIAGVLYRIAPVAEKRSAGGTYPQLLKSVFVLFASEPVLLTRGIIAMLLFAAGTVLWTPMVLPLSEPPFSLSHTEIGLLGLAGVAGALGAARAGRWADSGYAQWTSGIGLTLVLLSWIPVACMGYSLWALIIGVIVFDFGLQAVHVTNQSIILKVRPEARSRITGGYMVFYSVGSGTGSVASTITYAHFGWTGVCVLGAAISAVGLLCWGISTYKLNLSVLHR is encoded by the coding sequence ATGAAAAAAATGTCGTTTCCATTGATTATGCTGTTTGCTGTGGCTGCGGGCCTGGCAGTTGCCAATGTTTATTTCGCGCATCCGCTGCTGGATGTCATGGCAGATACTTTTGGGATATCGCAGGCTGCGGTGGGTATTATTATTACTGCTACCCAGGTGGGGTATGGGGTGGGATTGTTATTACTGGTTCCCCTGGGCGACCTGGTGGACAGCCGGAAACTGATTGTGCTGCAACTGGGATTGCTGGGGTTGTTCCTGTTGATAGTAGGGCTGGCGCCTTCTGTTTTTGTTTTACTGGCAGGTATGATCATGATGGGTTTAATGGCGGTGGTTACACAAACCCTGGTAGCCTTTGCCGCCAACATGGCTGGTGATGCTGAACGGGGGCGTGTAGTGGGAACAGTTACCAGTGGTATTGTGATAGGCATTCTTTTGGCAAGAACAATTGCGGGCGCCTTAGCTGATCTTGCAGGCTGGCGCACGGTGTATTTTGTTTCTGCGGCATTTACCTTACTGATTGCGGGTGTATTGTATCGTATTGCACCGGTAGCAGAAAAACGTTCTGCCGGCGGTACTTATCCTCAGTTACTTAAGTCCGTTTTTGTACTCTTTGCCAGTGAGCCGGTATTACTTACGAGGGGGATTATCGCCATGTTATTATTTGCAGCCGGCACTGTATTATGGACACCCATGGTATTACCACTCAGTGAACCGCCTTTCTCCCTTTCGCATACAGAAATAGGGTTGCTTGGATTAGCCGGGGTGGCGGGAGCTTTGGGAGCTGCCAGGGCTGGCCGCTGGGCAGATAGCGGGTATGCGCAATGGACTTCCGGCATAGGATTAACACTGGTATTGTTATCCTGGATACCGGTTGCCTGCATGGGATATTCCCTATGGGCACTGATCATTGGTGTGATCGTTTTTGATTTTGGCTTGCAGGCGGTGCATGTTACTAACCAGAGCATTATCCTCAAAGTAAGGCCGGAGGCGCGTAGCAGGATCACGGGCGGATACATGGTATTCTATTCTGTGGGCAGCGGAACCGGGTCTGTTGCATCTACGATTACGTATGCGCATTTCGGATGGACGGGCGTTTGCGTCCTTGGTGCTGCGATCAGTGCTGTGGGATTGTTGTGCTGGGGGATTTCTACGTATAAGTTGAACTTAAGTGTTCTACATCGTTAA
- a CDS encoding winged helix-turn-helix transcriptional regulator, translated as MKQVKTRSACPISNVLDLFGDKWTLLILRDMIFEGKSSYGECTASDEKIATNILADRFELLESQGLVTKKVSPVHRSKFIYTLTEKAIDLIPLIAEMVLWGSKHFEGTGTKPENLLAQLKKDKAGTIKTYTTRLKKQL; from the coding sequence ATGAAACAGGTTAAAACAAGGTCAGCATGCCCAATCAGCAACGTTCTTGATCTCTTCGGGGATAAATGGACCCTGCTCATCCTCCGGGATATGATCTTCGAGGGGAAGTCTTCTTACGGAGAATGCACGGCATCTGATGAAAAAATAGCGACCAATATCCTGGCGGACAGGTTTGAACTGCTGGAATCTCAGGGCCTTGTAACAAAGAAGGTCTCCCCCGTACACCGGTCCAAATTCATTTATACACTTACAGAAAAGGCAATAGACCTGATCCCCCTCATTGCCGAAATGGTGTTGTGGGGCAGCAAACACTTCGAAGGCACGGGCACTAAACCGGAAAACCTTCTTGCCCAGCTGAAGAAAGACAAAGCTGGCACTATTAAAACATATACCACACGGCTGAAAAAGCAGCTGTAA
- a CDS encoding DoxX-like family protein, translating to MRTIVNIAIGLVWLVNGLYCKVLNQVPRHQAIVAEILGKEYASLFTRTIGMLEIGMFVWVISRIKSRWCAIVQIVTVAVMNIIEFLMVPHLLLFGRFNALIALLFIIVIYLHEFTQESSLRRRSIL from the coding sequence ATGAGGACCATTGTAAACATAGCCATAGGGCTGGTATGGCTAGTGAATGGCCTGTACTGTAAAGTACTCAACCAGGTTCCCCGCCACCAGGCCATTGTTGCAGAAATACTGGGCAAAGAATACGCATCACTGTTCACCAGAACCATCGGAATGTTAGAGATAGGTATGTTCGTTTGGGTGATCAGCCGGATCAAATCACGCTGGTGCGCTATTGTACAGATAGTAACCGTGGCTGTGATGAATATCATTGAGTTCTTAATGGTACCTCATCTGCTGTTGTTCGGAAGGTTCAATGCATTGATCGCACTACTCTTCATTATTGTTATATACCTGCATGAATTCACTCAGGAATCATCCCTTCGCCGTAGAAGCATTCTTTGA
- a CDS encoding DUF2071 domain-containing protein: MNSLRNHPFAVEAFFEHSLVLTFAVPKNEIKDLLPPCLEPDTFQDEWAFIAVALVKTKDLRPKGFPAFMGNDFFLIGYRIFVRYTNNKGKRLRGLYILRSETNKKKMAFLGNIFTHYRYITTAIQFSKQHISSPGLTISINTGNDNTALPTGSPFSTWQEARRFAGPLPFTFSYNEKKKEVVIIEGVRENWTPRPVEVLTHDIAFLKEIKLNGLILANAFMIEDIPYYWKKGKTEIWQP; the protein is encoded by the coding sequence ATGAATTCACTCAGGAATCATCCCTTCGCCGTAGAAGCATTCTTTGAACATTCCCTGGTACTCACCTTTGCAGTACCAAAGAATGAAATAAAAGACCTCCTTCCACCCTGCCTGGAACCCGATACTTTCCAGGATGAATGGGCCTTTATTGCAGTAGCATTGGTAAAAACAAAAGACCTTCGCCCAAAAGGTTTTCCTGCATTTATGGGGAACGATTTCTTTCTCATTGGCTACAGGATCTTTGTACGTTATACCAATAACAAAGGCAAAAGATTAAGGGGATTGTATATCCTCCGGTCTGAAACCAATAAAAAGAAGATGGCTTTCCTGGGCAATATCTTCACCCACTATCGTTATATCACTACAGCCATTCAATTCAGCAAACAACATATTTCTTCTCCGGGATTAACCATCAGCATCAACACCGGTAACGACAACACCGCCCTTCCAACAGGGTCTCCTTTTTCAACATGGCAGGAAGCCCGCCGTTTTGCAGGCCCGCTGCCTTTTACATTCTCTTACAATGAGAAAAAGAAAGAAGTAGTGATCATTGAAGGCGTACGGGAGAACTGGACACCCCGGCCCGTAGAAGTATTAACGCATGACATTGCATTCCTGAAGGAAATAAAGCTCAACGGGCTTATATTGGCCAATGCATTCATGATAGAGGATATTCCCTATTACTGGAAGAAAGGTAAAACCGAAATATGGCAACCGTAA
- a CDS encoding class I SAM-dependent methyltransferase, with amino-acid sequence MATVTRKPFQGITNIIRFNWHFYVIAVVLSLLFIWVNMIAVYLILAGTLSSLFVSWYIYDHSHLYSLNWINNIQPEQMINIHAGFDETSTLLAARYPKAQLTVFDFYDPALHTEVSVKRARKAYLPYPGTQSIRTDNVPLADDTADVIFLLFAAHEIRNQTEREVFFSQLKKALKPGGCIIIAEHLRNPLNFLAYNFGFFHFFSRNTWEQTFAKTGLSIRAESTITPFITTYILAEC; translated from the coding sequence ATGGCAACCGTAACAAGAAAGCCTTTTCAGGGTATAACAAATATCATTCGCTTCAACTGGCATTTTTATGTGATAGCTGTTGTGCTTTCTTTGCTGTTCATATGGGTAAATATGATTGCTGTATATCTTATACTGGCAGGTACGCTCAGTTCCCTGTTTGTTTCCTGGTACATCTATGACCATTCCCATTTGTATTCTTTAAACTGGATCAACAATATTCAGCCAGAGCAAATGATAAACATCCATGCCGGTTTCGATGAAACCAGCACTTTACTGGCAGCCAGATACCCGAAGGCCCAACTAACTGTTTTTGATTTTTATGATCCCGCATTACATACAGAAGTATCTGTAAAAAGAGCACGTAAGGCATACCTTCCCTATCCCGGCACCCAAAGCATCCGTACAGATAATGTGCCTTTAGCGGATGATACTGCTGATGTGATCTTTCTGCTGTTCGCTGCCCATGAGATCAGGAACCAAACAGAGCGGGAGGTTTTCTTTTCACAATTAAAAAAAGCCCTGAAACCCGGCGGCTGTATCATTATAGCAGAACATCTGCGGAACCCGCTTAATTTCCTGGCTTATAATTTCGGCTTCTTCCATTTCTTCTCCCGTAATACATGGGAACAGACTTTTGCCAAAACCGGGTTAAGTATTCGTGCAGAAAGCACCATCACGCCATTCATCACCACCTATATCCTTGCCGAATGTTAG
- a CDS encoding mechanosensitive ion channel family protein yields MSVWHNISIPYGMIEQMLQNAYHWIELNGLRIVLALVILIGGQWMILLVKRYFLRRMHKKGTDDTLKPFLTGLIAAVLQIGLVLGVIQFLNIQMTIFAALIGAIGVAAGLALSGTLQNFTSGVLILLLKPYEAGDVIVAQGQTGEVSSVQLFNTIIITADNKYVIIPNSKLSNEVIINNSRSSNRRIDIELKLSYAYSLEQVKPLILKEAVDMQNLTREPPAVVSVSGLEPDGWKLVVYAWVDSDLYDETRFELHERVIAALKRGGIKLPGM; encoded by the coding sequence TTGTCTGTCTGGCATAATATTTCCATTCCATATGGCATGATTGAACAGATGTTACAAAATGCCTATCACTGGATAGAACTGAACGGCCTGCGGATCGTACTGGCCCTGGTGATACTAATAGGCGGGCAATGGATGATACTGCTGGTCAAAAGATATTTCCTCCGGAGAATGCATAAAAAAGGTACAGACGATACCTTAAAACCATTCCTCACCGGCCTGATAGCAGCTGTTTTACAAATAGGACTGGTATTAGGTGTTATACAGTTCCTCAATATCCAGATGACCATCTTTGCTGCACTGATAGGTGCTATTGGTGTAGCGGCAGGATTGGCACTCTCCGGCACTTTACAGAATTTCACGAGTGGGGTATTGATATTACTGCTGAAACCTTATGAAGCCGGTGATGTCATTGTAGCGCAGGGGCAAACGGGAGAAGTAAGCTCCGTACAGCTGTTCAATACCATTATCATCACAGCTGATAATAAATATGTGATCATTCCTAATTCGAAATTATCGAACGAAGTGATCATCAACAACAGCAGGTCTTCCAACAGGCGCATAGATATTGAATTGAAGCTGAGTTATGCTTACAGCCTGGAACAGGTAAAGCCCCTGATCCTGAAAGAAGCTGTAGACATGCAGAACCTTACAAGAGAACCACCAGCTGTCGTAAGCGTATCAGGCCTGGAACCTGACGGCTGGAAGCTGGTGGTATATGCCTGGGTGGACAGTGATCTCTATGATGAAACCCGTTTTGAATTACATGAAAGAGTGATCGCTGCGTTAAAACGGGGTGGTATCAAATTACCCGGAATGTAG